The Glycine soja cultivar W05 chromosome 9, ASM419377v2, whole genome shotgun sequence sequence GAAATGATAATTATGAGATAAAACAGAAATCAGCTACGTGTGTTCGTGCGTAATTTCGTCTAGCACGATTCAGCTAGCATTTCTGAACTAACATACTCAACTTAACCTTTCAGTGCATCTTATTAACAAGTTACAACAAACGTTAATACAATTAAGTTGACCTCAGTGCCTTTAACAAAATTGGCTAATATACCcatctttcttttattaatgtTAACACTCGATCTAGTCTATATATCTTATTCACAAGTTACATCAAACATTAATACAAGTCCGTAATTTAGAAGATACATAAATattcaaactttttttaaataatgatgaTCATAGTCTGTTAACTTGTTTTCCACTTTCAAAAGTTATCACATATATAATTCTCTTGTGTAATAGTATGAGAAAATAGGTAATGCACAtgcaatttaaaatattttatactattatttaattacaatttattatgataaattttttaatttttagatagttacttaaaaaaatttatcaataatgatttataattaaataataatataaaattattctagTATGACCATTCAACTCTAGTATTATCCTTCCTTTAAGTGTATATATAAGTAGACCCTCTCTCATCCATTTCACCTCACACAAGAACAAAAGCATAGTCAGTATGGTGCACTGTGTGATCTTACCATATCCAGCTCAAGGCCACATTAACCCCATTCATCAGTTCTCCAAACTCTTGCAACGAGAAGGGGTGAGAATAACACTTGTCACCACCCTTTCCTACTGCAAGAACTTGCAGAATGCACCTGCTTCTATTGCACTTGAAACCATTTCTGATGGTTTTGACAATGGTGGTGTTGCTGAGGCAGGGAACTGGAAGGTCTACATGGAACGTTTTTGGCAAGTAGGGCCAAAGACCCTTGCTGAGCTTCTTGAGAAACTTGATAGATCAGGTGACCCTGTTGATTGTGTTATTTATGACTCATTCTTCCCTTGGGTTCTTGAGGTTGCAAAGGGTTTTGGGATAGTTGGAGTTGTTTTTCTCACTCAAAATATGTCCGTTAATAGTATATACTACCATGTCCAGCAAGGGAAGTTGCGTGTTCCCCTCACAGAAAATGAGATTTCCCTTCCTTTCTTACCCAAACTTCACCATAAGGACATGCCCTCGTTCTTCTTCCCCACAGATGTGGATAATTCAGTTTTGCTTGATTTGGTAGTGGGTCAGTTCTCCAATATCGACAAAGCTGATTGGATCATGTGCAATTCATTCTACGAGTTGGAAAAAGAGGTAAGCAACTCAAGTCTTGTAACACCTTGTGCCTGTGTAcatgagaaattattatataatttaagatcattatataattatatatgattagtaaaatttaattatgtgtCACGTGAAAATTAATCAGTATCATAATAATTTCTGCATGTGCACACACAATTCCTTCAtttgatgtaaatatatatatatatatatatatatatatatatatatatatatatatatatatatatatatatatatatatattcttttgaaaCGTAAtagtttgtaattaattatacaaattgcTTTTAGGTAACTGATTGGACGGAGATGATTTGGCCCAAATTTAGGGCCATAGGACCATGCATAACCTCTATGATTTTAAACAAGGGACTTacagatgatgaagatgatggcGTTACACAATTTAAGAGTGAAGAATGCATGAAATGGTTAGATGATAAACCAAAACAGTCTGTTGTTTATGTTTCTTTTGGGTCTATGGCAATACTCAACGAAGAGCAAATAAAGGAATTAGCTTATGGTTTGAGTGACAGCGAAATTTACTTTTTGTGGGTGCTCAGAGCCTCAGAAGAAACTAAGCTTCCcaaagattttgaaaaaaagtcAGAGAAGGGTTTAGTAGTAGGGTGGTGCTCACAACTAAAAGTTTTAGCTCATGAAGCTATAGGGTGTTTTGTAACGCATTGTGGTTGGAACTCCACATTGGAAGCCATGAGTTTAGGAGTTCCAATGGTTGCAATGCCATATTGGTCCGACCAAAGTACAAATGCTAAGCAAATTGTAGATGTCTTGAAAATTGGAATCAGAACCACAGTTGATGAGAAAAAGATTGTGAGAGGAGAAGTATTAAAGTGTTGCATAATGGAAATAATGAAGAGTGAGAGAGGCAAAGAGGTGAAAAGCAATATGGAGCGATGGAAGGCTTTGGCTGCACGAGCTGTTAGCGAGGAAGGAAGTTCTCGTAAAAACATTGCAGAATTTGTCAATAGCTTGTTCAATTTACAACAGGGAATTGCAAATTAATCCTTGTTAAACCAAATAGTTATTGTTTGTTTGTATACTATGCTGcatcattattttctctgaagACTTACTGGACTGATATGGAATGATCGAGTcctaattaattcaagtaataatatataagtatcctttaattttaaatattttatcaatatctttttttttctttcttgtcacatcacaaaaaaatttatatcaacatttttttcttatttttatctttctttttttaagtgttCAATAGCTTAAAAGGTGTTCATcaaccattttttaattaactccTAAGGTCTTGAAGGGCACAATGAACAGGTGGCATGGCACATTGACACCCATTCTTGATAAGTTGTATAGCATGTCGCTATTCATGCTTTATTCTTATGGAAGCCTTTGACATACCGGTGTAGATTGTATATGATAATTAAGGGagtttaacttaattaattagttaaaataaaatatataagtattataaattttttattataaatcatcATCCTAAAAACTGATTTTTCTAGTAGTATATATTATAACAAAATCACGGATAATCACATCAAATTTCTGCTAGACAATATGCATGATAAACATTAGTACCTTATTCGGAACTAATTAATactgtaaatataaaattaagaaggaaataaaatttaagaaaacctATATATCAAAATTGTTTAACTAGTCTTGTAATTTAAAAGATAACacagaataattaaaatacagaCAAAAAGATGTGTGTGTAAGAAATTTAAGAGTCTAATTAACAggcaaagaaaaaattgaatgaataaTTGATGCAGAAACCCGTTATAATAGTAGTATTTTTACACTATTGAATACCTAAATTCTATTAGGTGCTATGTAACTGGTGTGCATGCGTATAAGTGGTGGGAAGCAGGCTTTGAAGCacgtaattaaatattttggtttgttttttgttctttgATCAGATGGAATTGTGAGGGCTGGATTGTAAAAACAGGTGCTGTGGTAGGAagcgttgtttttttttttccgcaACATCAACTTCTTTGTGTTACTTGTATTGTTGGTTTTTGGATCGAGTAGGGTACACCTTGTGCTCTACTTTATCTCTTATCAGAAAAAattagcttataaaaaaaataagggaaaCAATTTCTTTGCATATGTAATAAGCTAGGATAAATTAGTTACAACCATCTTACTTCATATATTTGCATAGCCAAAAACCTTTTGACACCGGAGGAGTACGTTAGTTATAATGTGTTTGGATAATACATGATGACATCATGTacgtaaaagtaaaaataattatatatgtgtaGTTTTATCTTCACCTTAATTGATTCTTTTTCATGATGAATATAATTCAAACACACtagtaaatattattattattatccttTGTGAATTTAATTTACTGAAGCCCCGGCCCTATCCATCCACTCCACCCCCATACATTAAATAGTTGGTAATATTACTGTCCTTGGTGAATTAATAAGCAGCCCCTCTCCCTCACTTCACATGCCCCACACATTAATTTAGTGGgtattaatattattgattattgTCCATCGTGAATTATAAGTAGCGTCTCTACCTCCACTCCACCCCCACACAAGAAGGAAAGAGAGCAAAAGCATAGCGAATATGGTGCACTGTGTGGTCTTAGCATATCCAGCTCAAGGCTACCTTCTTCTATTGCACTTAAATCCATTTCTGATGGGTTTGACAACAGTGGGCTTGCTGAAGCAGGGAACTGGAAGGTCTACTTGGAACGTTTCTGGCAAGTAGGGCCAAAGACTCTTGCTGAGCTTCTTGAGAAACATGATAGATCAGGTGACCCTGTTCATTGTGTTGTTTATAATTCATTCTTCCCTTGGGTTCTTGAGGTTGCTAAGAGATTTGCGATAGCTGGGGCTTCTTTCCTCACTCAAAATATGTTCGTTAATATAGAACCATGCATAACCTCCATGATTTTAAATACGCGACTTacagatgatgatgaagaagatgatggtCTTACACAATTTAAGAGTGAAGAATGCATGAAATGGTTAGATGATAAACCAAAACAATCTGTTGTTTATGTTTCTTTTGGGTCCATTGTTGGACATTTTaatgtaattgatctctttattatgttaaaataagaatgcgcgcttgttttaatgtaataacgaaatgttcggtttaggcaaattttgaaaattacatgGAAGTGACTTTCAGGAaaagacaatttttaaaaagataaaacttccatcaaccgtcatcaaccgccaaaaatcacctgttctttgatcataaataatcattctggttcagaaagcataaggGGTGACAAAAACATACAAgatcaaaacaaaactcttgaattataatcttttgattttatccgattgaacaattttggttgaaccccgagatttgattcaatctgaaagtgttatacacgacttcagatttattcAGTATTatcttgatttttaaattaaccaACATCCATGGCAGTACTCGACGAGGAGCAAATAAGGGAAATAGCATATGTTTTGAGAGATAGTGATCAAAGTTACTTTTTGTGGGTGGTGAAGGCCTCAGAAGAAACTAAGCTTCCCAAAGATTTTGAAAAGAAGTCAGAGAAGGGTTTAGTAGTAGGGTGGTGCTCCCAACTAAAAGTCTTAGCTCATGAAGCTATAGGGTGTTTTGTAACACATTGGGGTTGGAACTCCACATTGGAAGCCTTGAGTTTAGGGGTTCCAATGGTTGCAATGCCATATTGGTTTGATCAAAGTATAAATGCTAAGCTAATTGTAGATGTCTGGAAAATGGGAATTAGAGCTACAGTTGATGAAAAAAAGATTGTGAGAGGAGAAGTGTTGAAGTATTGCATAATGGAAAAAATGAATAGTGAGAAAGGCAAAGAGGTGAAAGGCAACATGGTGCAATGGAAGGCTTTGGCTGCACGATTTGTTAGTAAGGAAGGGAGTTCTCATAAAAACATTGCAGAATTTGTGAATAGTTTGTTCAATTTACAAGCAGCGTGCAGGGAATTGCAAAATAATTCTTGTTAAACCAGTTTAAAACCTTCTATTTGTagtattttatcaatttaaaatttaataaaaaaatgtgagtcTACATcactaaattaaatcaattatcaTATTTGCTTCTGCTCTAAAATTAATATAGAATTTGTTTGCCCTTTGAAAGAGAATGTATAACataagatatataataatagtaattgttAAATTTGCAATTCAATGATATAAAACTTGCATAATCTAACATGACGTTACAAAATTACCAGTTGACTCTCTGCAGGAAATGGGTTAAAGACAACGTActgtgaaagtttttttttttcttaataaaatgtgttttatgtctatcagttttcaatcaaaattagtCTTAGTTTCTGtactttaaaaatgattatttaatccttatttttttatattttaattatatatcgtttttaacatataaattaaagagaCTACcgattttaactaaaaattgaaGGACTTAAAACCCCttttatctaaaaatatatttgcccCGAAACAAAGCAAACAAAATTTGAAACGATTGTTCATGCATGTGTACACTGCTGCATGCAGCTTGTTCCTGCCATTGAAGACCTTGTTCCATGCATGTACAGACTGTGTTTTGCCAGGGGCATCATTATTCTCTCTGAAGACATGCTGCACTGATATGGAATGAGAAATCTTCCTAAATAGGTATTCAATGGCACAAACAAAACAACTGCTTCATGACACATTCTCGATATATATGTTGTATTGTATTGCATGCTGCCATCCACGTACGCTTCAATCTTATGAAAGCCTCTGTGCAGTGCCCACGGTATACTGTGTAGTAAATGGCCCACAATTGTGAAAGATCATGATCACAATATATTTGTGTAAATTCGTCCTTAACGTATACTGTTGTAGACCATGCATGGAAACAAAAATCATGGATAATCATGTCGAATTTCTGTCAGACGATGATATGTACGtatgataaaaatgaattaGTGCCTTATTTGGAATACTACgtatacaaacataaaattctgAAGGCAGTAGAGAGAAAACCTATATCAAAATTGTTTAAATAGTCTTGAAATTGAAAAGATAATACAGGATAATTAGTCAAATATAGACAAAATTAACAATGTATATGTAAGAAACTCAGAAGTCTAAAAGGCAAAGAAAAAATTGGATGAATATGCATATGAATTAAGAAaatcatatttgtttaattgaaaaccaaaagtataattattaattagagaTATTCACAAGTCAAGTTATTTGGATTTCATCAAACTTATTAATTATCTGAAGCGTTCAAAATGATTTAGGTTGAATTATGTTagatttgtataatttttctatCAAATTGAACCAATCCAATTTGGTCAATATCAGATTGTTTGAATGTGTCTATGTAtacagaaaattaaaatattttaaaataaataaaatatctgtGGAGTTGGTATATTCAAATTGGTGGTCTATATACCCATGCTAGCATGCCCCAAGGCATCCTGTTAGGTGGAGTGTTCAAATTCAATTCTATAGTTAGAAATCAAAgggattaatatatattttcaactttaatagttaaaatatttccaactccaatattattattattatcatcgtCATCTCCAAATTCtaagtaaaattttgttaatcttCATCATTAATTTCTGGGATTTGTTGGAACACTACTGGTACTGGCCATGGTAATTACCTTCCCACTTCCAGCTCAATCTCATATAATATGATTGCATCATTACTTTTGTGGACCACCTAATCTATTATGCATAATTacaatattagaaaatatataatttacaatttgtgTAAATATTTCATTTGTAATTCAATCGTTAGTAAATGGTGGTATCAAATTAGACCAAAAAGTGCAATTATGCTGGGCCACTTGCCCCtctcatcataaaaaaaagaaagaaacattaAGTTATGCCACATATTGTCATCTTATCAAATCAGagcagaaaaaaaatacatgaaagtgTTATTGTCAACTGCGATTTTACCAATGCAAATGTGATTTGcaatttcatattaaaatattaatttccatCCTGGTTAGACTTAAGTTAGGGATGAAACTGGTATTCACAATAGTAATTTCATCTATGATTCCAAGGTGACATGCGACGTAAAATCGCACTACAATAGATTCATGTCAGTGATTAGTTTTGAAATAAatgcatttcaaaaaattatttgtaaaagtGATCCAAGTAAATTAATTGGTATTCTTTACATAAGAAAATCCTATTTAATTTAGATATAAATATTATagacgataaaaaaaaatttaacggaTAATATGTAACAAAGATCACTTAATTACATATATTGAAGGAACATAGATGGTAACGAGGAAATCTTGAAAAtggtaatatatttttctcaccCATTTCTTTTACTAAGCTGTTAGAAGGAAGAAAAACACTGCTAgtaagtatattaaaaaaagcaGCTCAgtaatagtaaaataaagttttatttgTATACATTCGAGATCGATGAGAAATCATGTTAAGGATAACTTTTAATAactttatttaaaagttaataaaattactATATAATACATgataacatataattaaatatcggcatatttaaataaaattctgagaaaaatggaaagaaataCCACGCTTTGGGTCCCCTGGTGTAAGTGTTGTGGACCTCTTCTTTCCAAATTTGTGGCACACATTGCACCATTCACCAGCTCTACTATTAATTTTGATATCTTTCCAAATTTTTCTAAGGATAATTTGGATACTTCCACTTACGTATTAATTATTTCTAGTTAAAGATACctgacatatttttttaattttttaaaaaataaactagtaCTCcagtagtaattttttaaaaaaacattaatagttCCAAAACATTATTGTTGTTACTAACTAACAACCACCAATAAGGTTGTATTTCTTGCAGAAGTAGAGAAAAGTTGAAGAAGGAAACTCCTAAGACCAAAACCCAATGGATTTGAATTCCTCTCCTTCGAACAACACAATTGCCGTGAATGGAACAATCCCCGTCGCTTCCACGTTCGCCAAGGCCACCGCGCCGTTGGAGAACCCTCCGCCGGCGAACGGCTCCAGCAACCGGAAACCCATCGCATTGTGGCCGGGGATGTACCATTCTCCGGTGACGACGGCTCTGTGGGAGGCTCGGACCAAGATTTTTGAGCGGCTTCTGGACCCTCCGAGGGACGCTCCTCCGCAGAGTGAATTGCTCACCAGAACCCCGTCGCAGAGCAGGACCAGCATCTTGTACAACTTCTCCTCTGATTTCGTGCTCAGGGAACAGTATAGGGATCCCTGGAATGAAGTCCGAATTGGGAAGTTGCTCGAAGATCTTGATGCCCTCGCTGGAACTATTTCTGTCAaggtataatttaaattttcaatttttgtttttgtttttggggGTTTTATGGGAATTTGTTATGTGGGTATTGCTTGTTTTGTGTAATAGAGGGTCAAGTAAGGATGTAAATGATGATGGGGTTGAACTTCAAACTGACCGGCATTTGTGGTTTCAgctttttctaattattttttctgaattttcGAGCTTTTTGTGGGAAGAGTTTAATTGCCATGCATTCTCGGTGTAAAGTTGTACTTGGTCAAAAATTCATTATTGGAATGACTTTTAagagttattataaaagtcGACAAACATGTCGTTCATGGATATTTGTGATTGCACATCGGTgtaaacaaagaacaaaagttAAATGTACATTGTCAGtgcatttcaattaaattcttgTGGGAATTGAGTATCTGGGCATTGTTTGTATATGATTATGTGATCGAGTCGTGTAAAATTGTTAATGGTGATGATAAGGTTGAACCTTGAAGTTCAAACTAGGTTGTACCTTGATGGTTGGCATTTTGTGGTGAATGACTTGTTTGTTATGTAGTAGGTCAAAATGTAGTTTGATGCTTGTTTGTATTCAGGAAGTTTTCACATGgacattaatttaaatttggaaAACTGAACTGGGCATTTATATGTAGTAAATAGACTTTTGGGCGTTGTTTGAGTTGAGTGTGTCGGGGTGGTACTTGACTAGCTTGCTTCTGTTATTTTATTTGGAGCAAAATGTCTCCATTTAACCAAGATTTCATGTACCTATTTTTTGACTGCTACGTGCTGTTTGTTTGTGGAATAGCATTGTTCTGATGAAGCTAGCACAACAAGGCCACTTATAGTTGTCACTGCTTCTGTTGATAAGATCGTACTAAAGAAGCCAATTAGTGTTAACATTGATCTCAAGATAGTTGGTTCTGTTATATGGGTTGGGCACTCCTCAATAGAGATTCAACTGGAAGTTACTCAGTCCAATGAAGGTACATTTCTTAGGGCTTACACATCTCTGACAAATTGAGTAATCTATGGTTTATTCAAAACACTAACAATTATATAAAGCAAAGAAGTTTCTCATTGCATCCTCCACGTATCAATTATATAGACCTTTATAATAGAATaatctcattttctatttttaatttcatttgatactcatgattttattttatttatattttaaccaCAATTGCTCCACAACTTATGTATCATCAAAACATGTGCAGAGGGCAATGATTCAGACTCAGTAGCACTGACAGCCAACTTCATATTCGTTGCTCGAGACTCAAAAACTGGGAAAGCTGCTCCAGTGAATCGACTTTCGCCAGAAACTGCTCATGAAAAACTTCTTTTTGTACAAGCTGAAGCAAGAAGTAAtttgagaaaaaggaaaagagaagggGAAAAGAGGGACTTTGAGAATGGGGAGAAAAATAGGCTTCAGGCCCTATTGGCTGAAGGAAGAATATTCTGTGACATGCCAGCTTTAGCTGATCGAGACAGCATTCTTCTAAAGGATACCAGCCTTGAGAATGCTTTAATATGCCAGCCACAGCAAAGGAATATCCATGGTCGAATATTTGGAGGTTTCTTGATGCATCGTGCATTTGAATTGGCTTTCTCCACAGCATATGCCTTTGCTGGATTAGTTCCTTGCTTTCTAGAAGTTGATCATGTTGATTTCCTAAGACCTGTGAGTTTTTTCTCTAtccttataaaattatcaaaatttgactAATACATAATTCTGTATGTTTCAACTACAGtacttgcaaaaaaaaaatgttacaggAGTTTCAATTTGTTTGAAGTGAAATCAAAATCTAGAGTAATTTATGTTTCATTTCTGTTTTAAATCTGTGGAGGAAAGAGAGAGGGGAAAGGGAGTATTACAGGTACGACAGTGTTTTTCAGGATGAAATGTAACATAATTTTGTGATGTTGTGAGTGGTTCTAGGACCTTATGTGTGCTTACAATTTTCCATACATTATGATCCTGCAATTGCATTTCTGCTCTTCTACTTCCATGGAACTTATCCCCCACTTCAAACTTGATTTCCCTGTTTCAAAAggacaaaaataatgaaaacaaacAATTGGTCAGTCTCATTTGTCAGAAAATGAACTCTTGAACAGGTTGATGTAGGGGACTTTTTGCGTCTCAAATCTTGTGTTCTGTACACGGAGGTTCACGATCCTGATCAGCCACTTATCAACGTTGAAGTTGTTGCTCATGTTACACGACCTGAGCTACGTAGTAGTGAGGTTAGTCTTTACTGACCTGCACTTTAGACAATACATAACCATTACTCAGTTGCTCTTTTAAATTTTGCAACTTCGAAGTTATTGAAGATTGTAATCAGCTTTGTCTGTTCTGTTCTTTTATGTGACTACAGGTATCAAATACTTTCCATTTCACTTTCACTGTCCGTCCAGAAGCCAAGGCGATGAAAAATGGATTCAAACTTCGCAATGTAGTACCAGcaacagaagaagaagcatGGCGTATATTAGAGCGCATAGATGCTGACAACTTGAATGAATTCTTCAGAACATAAGATGAAAAACAACATTTAGCTcgtaaagtatttaaaatatcCACCACTAATTATGTGAGCAGAAGTTCAAAGATTagcttttatataataaatttttctgCCCTTGTTAGGGGGGCACTAGTGTGGCTTATATGTCTGGCATTGTTGGACTGATAGAAGGCAACTGGTGCTTAGACAAGTATATGAACCTGAAATTCATAGGCACCTGCTGTGCAAGTAGTATGAGGAAAACATATGTAAAGTTAATGAAAGAAAGTTTACTATGAATTCTGTAGAATCAGATAATCAATGATGGCTATAGTGAATTGCCACGTTTGTTATGCATATGAAGCAAGGGATATTATTACTTAGAAATCTAGTAGATAGTTTTACATGCTCCTTAGTTCACCTTACTCTCTTTAAGTAGAGTCTCATTTATAACTAAAAGTCAAACTGCGCTATTTTGCTTTGCATCAGGTGCTGCAACTTCGATAATGTATAGAACATGGAATTTgtctttaataaataaataaaaaaagtaaacagaGAATAGCAATTAGGCTCATATCTTTAGATGTTTAAGGTCTTTgcaaatagattaaaaaatatttagtggaagtaaaatattatatatggaCAAAAACATCCTTATGTAATACCTTAGTCTTTGATGTTTGCACAATTAGTAGTGGGATAGTATTAAATAAGGGtttctttgagaaaaaaatattaattagatattaaaattttaaaacattaattatttaaaaaaatacataaaaatatggAAGGAGATAATGCATTCCTTGATTTTCGAAGGAAGTCTTTTATACCTAAGTCACATGTTTATATGCCTCAGATATAACGGATATGTTTGGATACTTCAAACGTACTTTTCAAACCCAAAACTCAGTTTTGCATTATGTttgaattcttttaaaatt is a genomic window containing:
- the LOC114367246 gene encoding UDP-glycosyltransferase 74E2-like isoform X3 — its product is MFVNIEPCITSMILNTRLTDDDEEDDGLTQFKSEECMKWLDDKPKQSVVYVSFGSMAVLDEEQIREIAYVLRDSDQSYFLWVVKASEETKLPKDFEKKSEKGLVVGWCSQLKVLAHEAIGCFVTHWGWNSTLEALSLGVPMVAMPYWFDQSINAKLIVDVWKMGIRATVDEKKIVRGEVLKYCIMEKMNSEKGKEVKGNMVQWKALAARFVSKEGSSHKNIAEFVNSLFNLQAACRELQNNSC
- the LOC114367245 gene encoding UDP-glycosyltransferase 74G1-like, whose amino-acid sequence is MVHCVILPYPAQGHINPIHQFSKLLQREGVRITLVTTLSYCKNLQNAPASIALETISDGFDNGGVAEAGNWKVYMERFWQVGPKTLAELLEKLDRSGDPVDCVIYDSFFPWVLEVAKGFGIVGVVFLTQNMSVNSIYYHVQQGKLRVPLTENEISLPFLPKLHHKDMPSFFFPTDVDNSVLLDLVVGQFSNIDKADWIMCNSFYELEKEVTDWTEMIWPKFRAIGPCITSMILNKGLTDDEDDGVTQFKSEECMKWLDDKPKQSVVYVSFGSMAILNEEQIKELAYGLSDSEIYFLWVLRASEETKLPKDFEKKSEKGLVVGWCSQLKVLAHEAIGCFVTHCGWNSTLEAMSLGVPMVAMPYWSDQSTNAKQIVDVLKIGIRTTVDEKKIVRGEVLKCCIMEIMKSERGKEVKSNMERWKALAARAVSEEGSSRKNIAEFVNSLFNLQQGIAN
- the LOC114425132 gene encoding acyl-coenzyme A thioesterase 9, mitochondrial-like, whose protein sequence is MDLNSSPSNNTIAVNGTIPVASTFAKATAPLENPPPANGSSNRKPIALWPGMYHSPVTTALWEARTKIFERLLDPPRDAPPQSELLTRTPSQSRTSILYNFSSDFVLREQYRDPWNEVRIGKLLEDLDALAGTISVKHCSDEASTTRPLIVVTASVDKIVLKKPISVNIDLKIVGSVIWVGHSSIEIQLEVTQSNEEGNDSDSVALTANFIFVARDSKTGKAAPVNRLSPETAHEKLLFVQAEARSNLRKRKREGEKRDFENGEKNRLQALLAEGRIFCDMPALADRDSILLKDTSLENALICQPQQRNIHGRIFGGFLMHRAFELAFSTAYAFAGLVPCFLEVDHVDFLRPVDVGDFLRLKSCVLYTEVHDPDQPLINVEVVAHVTRPELRSSEVSNTFHFTFTVRPEAKAMKNGFKLRNVVPATEEEAWRILERIDADNLNEFFRT
- the LOC114367246 gene encoding UDP-glycosyltransferase 74E1-like isoform X2 codes for the protein MKWLDDKPKQSVVYVSFGSMAVLDEEQIREIAYVLRDSDQSYFLWVVKASEETKLPKDFEKKSEKGLVVGWCSQLKVLAHEAIGCFVTHWGWNSTLEALSLGVPMVAMPYWFDQSINAKLIVDVWKMGIRATVDEKKIVRGEVLKYCIMEKMNSEKGKEVKGNMVQWKALAARFVSKEGSSHKNIAEFVNSLFNLQAACRELQNNSC
- the LOC114367246 gene encoding UDP-glycosyltransferase 74E2-like isoform X1, translated to MILNTRLTDDDEEDDGLTQFKSEECMKWLDDKPKQSVVYVSFGSMAVLDEEQIREIAYVLRDSDQSYFLWVVKASEETKLPKDFEKKSEKGLVVGWCSQLKVLAHEAIGCFVTHWGWNSTLEALSLGVPMVAMPYWFDQSINAKLIVDVWKMGIRATVDEKKIVRGEVLKYCIMEKMNSEKGKEVKGNMVQWKALAARFVSKEGSSHKNIAEFVNSLFNLQAACRELQNNSC